The DNA sequence AAACCCTCGGCCATGGCAATGCAACCGCACCTGCTCGTTGACGAGGGCGACCTGAACGACATCGCGCTGATCCCCGGCGACCCCGGGCGCGTGGATCGAATCGCGGCCCAGTGTGATTCCTCGGAAGTCGTCGCCGAGAACCGCGAATACAAGGTCGTCAACGCGGAGTACGACGGTGTTCCGCTCACGATCTGTTCGACCGGTATCGGCTGTCCCTCGGCGACCATCGCGCTCGAAGAGATGCACGCCGTCGGCGTCGAGACCGTCATCCGCGTCGGGACCATCGGTGCGCTCCAGCAGGACATCGAAATCGGCGACATGATCGTCGCCACGGGTGCGGCGAAGGACGAGGGGACGACCCGTCGCTACGAGAAGGACACCTACCCGGCGGTGCCGGACTACGGCGTCCTCTCGGCGCTCGTGGATTCGGCCGAAAGCAACGAGGAGGACGTTCACGTCGGTCCCATCGCGTCCGACGACGCGTTCTACGCCGAGACGACGAGTACGTCGAAGCGTGGGAGGAAGCGAACATCCTCGCCGTCGAGATGGAGGCGGCCGCCGTCTTCTCCGTCGCGCGCCGCAAGGGCATGCGCTCGGGTGCCATCTGTACCGTCGATGGCAACCTCGTGAAAGGAACCCAGAAGGGAACCGACACCGAGGACGACGAACTGCCGGAGAAGGCGAAGAACAACGTCGAGCGCGCGATTCGAATCACGCTCGACGCGGTCGTCTCGCTGTCGTAAGTACGGCCGTTTTTCGTCTGGCGGACCACAAGAGTGTAGCAACTCCCCGTCGTGTTGGTGTCCATGGCTGGAGGGCGAGGGGGCGACGACCCGGCAGTGGACGGTGTTCCGTCCCTGTCTCCATCGTCCCTACGGTCGTTCCCGTTGGACGGCGACCTTCGGATGCTCGTCCTGTCCCTCGCGACCGGAATCGTCGCCGGACTCGGCGCAGTGGTCTTTCGATTCGGCATCTGGATCGTCCAGGAACTGTTCTACGGACCGGCACTCAACCCCGGTAGCGTCGAGTTCCCGCTCGTTGCCGTTCCTAACGCCTTTTCGGTTCTCGTAGCTCTCGGTCCCGTTCGATTCCTCCTGCTTCCCGCCGTCGGCGGTCTCATCGTCGGCGTCATCATCAAACTGACGTCGCCGGAGGTCAGGGGTACCGGAGTCGCGATAGTGCTCGAATCCATCCTCGTTCGCGGCGGCAAAATCGACCCGAAAGTCGCGGTGTACAAAACGGTCGCCTCGTCCATCGCCATCGGGAGCGGCGGGTCGCTCGGCCGCGAGGGACCCGTCGTCCAAATCGGCAGCGCGGCCGGATCGTTCTTCGAACGGTACGTGGAGCGTCACGCCTACACCCGAACGTTGGTCGCGGCGGGAGCAGCGGGGGGAATCGCGGGGACGTTCAACGCGCCGCTCGGTGGCGTCATGTTCGCGTTGGAAATCCTGCTCGCCGAGTACTACCTCCAGAACGTCATCGCGGTCGTGTTGAGTGCGGTGACGGCGACGGCCGTCGCTCGGGCGTTCCTCGATTTCACCCCGAAACCGGGTGTCCGTTCGTTTCTCGTGCCCATTCAGTACCACCTCGTCTCCCCGCTGGTCGAATACCCGCTGTACATCGTACTCGGTCTGCTCGTCGCCGTCGTCGGTGCTGGCGTCGTGAAACTGCTCTACGGTACCGCACACGTGTTCGACAGATTCGACGTTCCCGCCGCGACGAAACCCGCATTCGGCGGAGCGTTGCTCGGCCTTTCGGCACTCGTCACGGCGGCCGTGTTCGGCGTCTCCGACCTTCGGAGTGCGACGTGGCTGTTCGGCGTCGGATACGATACGATACGTCACAGTATCCTCGGGAACTTCGGCATCGGGTTGCTGTTGGTTCTCGCGCTAATGAAAGCCATCGGCTTCTCCCTCTCGGTCGGCAGCGGCAGTTCCGGCGGCGTGTTCTCTCCCTCCCTCTACATCGGCGCGATGCTCGGCGGGACGTACGGCACCATCGTCCACGCGTTCGTGCCCGGAACTGCCGGGCCGGGTGCCTACGCCCTCGTCGGGATGGGCGGTATCTTCGCGACGTCCGCACGCGCACCGCTGACGGCGACGCTCATCATCTTCGAGTTGACCGGGCAGTACGACATCATCCTCCCGCTCTTGCTCGTCTGCGTTCTCGGTAACGAACTCTCGAACCGCCTTCTCCACGGCAGTACCATCTACGTCGAAAAACTCCGTGAGCGCGGAATCACGGTCCAAGAGCGGCGTATCGGGAGTCTGGAAGACCTGTGTGCGAGCGACGTGATGACGACGAAGGTCGAGACGCTTTCGGAGGACCTGTCCATCGAGGAGGCGATACCGACGATTCGAACCAGCGACCACGGCGGTTTTCCGGTCACCGACGAAAACGATCACATCGTCGGTATCATCACGTTGACCGACCTCGAACCGTTCATGACCGGTCGTGCGGAGGGAGAAACCGACAGACCCGAGGCGGAACGGACGGTCGGTGACGTCTGCACCACGGACGTCTGTACCGTTCACCCGGACACGAACCTGCTCTCGGTCGTGGACCGGATGGAATCGCTAGATATCGGACGATTGCCAGTGGTGGACGACGGCACCGTGGTCGGTATCGTCACCCGAAGCGACGTGCTGGATGCGTACGACCGGATGCCGTCTTTCGTTTAGGATCGTCCACTTCCCGCGTCGTCCCGATACCGAAAGGGAATTCCCCCCTGGCTCAGTATAGGCACATAAATGGGGTTATCGAGCGCATTACCTATCCTCTCCAGCTCAAATTCGAAGTCAGGTGATAGTTCATCCGGGCTCTCACTCAAAGACGAAGAAATCCGGATGAACCTCATCGCAATCGTCATCGGCGTCATCGCCGGACTCGGCGCTGTTATTTTTCGACTGAGTATCTGGGCGGCACAGGAAGTCTTCTTCGGACAGGAGCTCAACCCCGGCAGCGTTCAGTTCAACCTCATCGATATCCCCAACGTCTACGCCGCGCTCTCGTTTCTCGGCCCGCTCGAACTGCTCTTGATCCCGACCATCGGCGGGTTGCTCGTCGGTATCGTCATCAAATTCACGACGACGGAGGTCAAGGGCAGCGGCGTGCCGAAGGTCATGGAATCGATGCTCGTCCGTGGGGGGAAGATCGACCCGAAAATATCCGTGTACAAGACCGTTGCATCGTCCATCGCCATCGGCAGTGGTGGATCGCTCGGTCGTGAAGGTCCCATCATTCAGATCGGCAGCGCGGCGGGTTCGTTCTTCGGTCGATTCATGGACCAGAAATACACCCGAACCCTGGTGGCCGCCGGGGCGGCGGCCGGAATCGCGGGGACGTTCAACGCGCCGCTGGCGGGCGTCATGTTCGCGCTGGAGATTCTGCTCGCCGAATACTACCTCCAGAACGTCATCGTCGTCGTGCTGGCCTCCGTGATGTCCACCGCAGTCGCGCGGACGATTCTCCAGTTCACCCCGAGTCCCGGTGTTCAGGAGTTCCTCGTCCACGGCGTCAACAACGGAAACGGCATTCACTATCACATGCTGACGCCCGCGCTGGAGTTCCCGCTGTACATCGTGCTCGGTTTCGTCATCGGGGTCATCGGTGCTGTTATCGTGAAAACCCTCTACGGCACCGAACACGTCTTCGACCGCCTCGACGTCCCCGAGTACGTGAAACCGGCCGTCGGCGGCCTGCTCCTCGGGGGAACCGTCCTCTTGAGTGCCGTCTTCCTCCACGAGACGCCGATCACGACCGCCGATTGGTTGTTCGGTGTGGGATATACGACGATTCACACGGCCATCGCGGGCCACCTCTCGCTGCAGGTCATCCTCGCACTGGCACTGCTGAAACTGCTGGCGTTCTCCTTTTCGGTCGGCAGTGGCAGTTCCGGTGGCGTGTTCTCGCCGGGACTCTACATCGGCGCGATGGTCGGCGGCGGGTTCGGTATCCTCTCCGGCATACTGTTCACCGATATCTCCCACACGTTCGCGTTCATCCCCGCCCTCGCAATCGCTGGGGCTGGAGCCTACGCCCTCGTCGGGATGGGCGGCGTGTTCGCGGCGACGGCACGCGCGCCGCTGACGGCGACGCTCGTCATCTTCGAGTTGACCGGGCAGTACACGATCATCCTTCCACTCCTCGTCGTCACGGTCATCGGCAGTATCGTCACCCAACGACTGCTCAACCGCGGAACGATCTTCACCGAGAAGCTCCGCGAACTCGGTATCACGGTTCAGGAACGACGTATCGGGAGCCTGGAGGACTTGTGTGCAAAGGATGTGATGACGACGAAGGTCGATACGCTATCGGTCGGGGCCAGTTGCGAGGACGCCCTCATGATGTTCCAACAGACGAAACACCACGGGCTTCCCATCGTGGACGAGGACGGAAGCCTCGTCGGAATCATCACGCTCACCGACCTCGAATCCGAACTCACGAACTCCATCATCCACACCATCGAAGGCCGTGAAGAGATCGACCTGCCGGACGAGGACCGGTCCCCGGTCGAGAAGATCGGGTCCACGGACGTGCTGACAGTGCCGCCGTCCGCGAACCTGCTTTCCGTCGTCGATATCATGGAGAAACTGGACGTCGGTCGCATTCCGATCGTGGACGAGGCCAACCACCCCGTCGGCATCGTCACTCGAAGCGACATCCTCGACGCCTACGATAACGTGCCCGAACTGTCGCGCAACGAGGTGGAAATCCCGGTCGTCACCGACCCGAAACTCCCCAACACCAGCGCGGACAAGTAAATCGACTCGGGTGGACGAACGAAGTGGATTCTCGACTCGGGTGGACAGCCAGAACGGATTCAGTCAGGGGCGAATCGGCAGAAACGAATATGCACCGGGGTGGACAACTCTTCTTTGATGCGAGAATCGCTGCGGACGATGTACGAGCGCGTACTGTCCCGCCTTCGCCGGACCAGACGCCGTGAGACGGAGGAATTTCGTCGCTGGTTGGAGACGAGTGCGAACCTTCGTCACCTGACCGCGCTCTTCGCGCTACCGCTCCTGATCGCCGGGATAACGGCGCTTTCGGACCGCGTGTCGACGCTGTCGTTTCTGCTCTATCCGCCGCTCGCCTCGGGGACGTACACCCTGTTCAGCGACCCGAACGGGCGATACGCCTCGCCTCGAAACTTCGTCGGCAGCCTCGGAACGGGTGCGGTGTGTGGCTGGTTTTCGGTCTACTTCTCCGAGACGTACCTCCACATTCCCGACCTACAGCCGTTACACGCACATCCGATAACCGCCGCACTGGCCGTGTTTCTGACGCTCGTGACGACGTGGTCGCTCTCGCTCGAACTCCCGGCGGCGTTCTCGACCGCGCTGCTCGCCGTCGTCGTCGGCGTCCACCAACCGACGTACGTCCTCAGCGTCATCATTTCGAGCCTCATCGTCATCTCGATTTTCAGCGTGTGGCACACCGAGGTGTACCAGAAACGCTCGCGCTACCTCTATCAGTCCACGAGCGGCGACGACCACGTTCTGGTTCCGATGCGCGGCGAGTACGCCGAAGGGGCGGCGATGTTCGCCGCGAAACTGGCGGCGGCACACGACGCCGGTAAGGTCGTCCTCATGGACATCGTGGACGAGGACGCCATCGAGGAGGCGAGGGGAAGCGGGGAATCGAGCGAAACGGAGACGCTCGTCATGGAACCCGACGACGAGGCCGAGACACAGGCGGCGGACGAGGCGGCGACCGCCCTCGAACGCCAGGCCCAACGCATTCGAACCCGGATGGGTGTCGCCTGTGAAGTCATCGTCGCCAGCGACGACCAAACGCGGCCACGGACGATACTGCGGACCGTCCGGGAGGAGAACTGTGACCTCGTCGTCGTTCCGTACGAGGACGAACACGGTGGACTCTCGTCGTTCGTCCGGACGCTGTTCCGCGGGCGAACCGACGCCATCGTGTACCGTCCCAGCGTGGCACCCGAGCCGACTGATTCCACCCGACTCGATTGGAAACGGGTTCTCGTTCCCGTCCGGAGAGCGAGCGATACGTCCCACGTGATGCTCGATTTCGCACAGCGACTCGCCGGGAAGACCGGAACGGTGAGCGTCTGCACCTGCATCGACCGCGAATCCCAGCGGCGAAGCGCGGAATCGACCCTCGCCGACCTCGTCGAGGCGTTTTCGGGGTCGTTCGAGACGCGGATTTCCCGCCACGAAATTCTACAATTCCTCTCCGCGAACGATTCCCACTACGACCTCATCATCATCGGGGCGAGCACCGACAGGAGCGCCGCATCGCGGTTCATCTCGCCACCGACGTTCGAGCGACTGCAGGAGATCGAGTGCGACGTGGCGGTCGTACACCGGGGCTAACGCTCGAAATCCGTCAGCGTTCGATTCGATGCGTCGCCGGACAACTGTTCGGCCATCTCCTCGACGTGCTCGCCACCGAGCGCCGCCTGCACCAACATGCGACCGATGAGTGTCGGACTGACGACGATGTCCGCTCCCGCCCGACGCAGTTTGTTCACGTTTTCGCGTTCGGTGGCCGCCGCCACGATTCGAATATCGGAATTCAACTGCCGGGCGGTCAGCACCCCGAGCGAGTCGGCGGCGTCGTCCTCCGTGGCGACGAGCACCGACTTCGCTCGGTCGATGCCGACGCGCCGGAGCACGTCCTCGTCGCTCGGGTCGCCGTGGACGACGACCTTCTTCCGCTCGCGGAGTTCGTCCGCGAGGTCGGAGTCCTCCACGACGACCACGTACTCGGTCGTGCCGCCGAGTTCGTCGAGTATCGATTCCGTGAGCAGGTGTCCGTAGCCGAGGACGAGCAAGTGGTCTTCCATGAGGTCGATGTTCGAGTTCGGTGATTTGCCGAGCGCGCTGGCGAAACTGTTCTGCACGATGGGCGCGAAGAGCACCCCCAACGCCGCCGCGAAACTGCCGGTTCCGAAGACGACGACGGTCATCGCGAACGCTCGGGT is a window from the Haladaptatus sp. R4 genome containing:
- a CDS encoding chloride channel protein, producing MAGGRGGDDPAVDGVPSLSPSSLRSFPLDGDLRMLVLSLATGIVAGLGAVVFRFGIWIVQELFYGPALNPGSVEFPLVAVPNAFSVLVALGPVRFLLLPAVGGLIVGVIIKLTSPEVRGTGVAIVLESILVRGGKIDPKVAVYKTVASSIAIGSGGSLGREGPVVQIGSAAGSFFERYVERHAYTRTLVAAGAAGGIAGTFNAPLGGVMFALEILLAEYYLQNVIAVVLSAVTATAVARAFLDFTPKPGVRSFLVPIQYHLVSPLVEYPLYIVLGLLVAVVGAGVVKLLYGTAHVFDRFDVPAATKPAFGGALLGLSALVTAAVFGVSDLRSATWLFGVGYDTIRHSILGNFGIGLLLVLALMKAIGFSLSVGSGSSGGVFSPSLYIGAMLGGTYGTIVHAFVPGTAGPGAYALVGMGGIFATSARAPLTATLIIFELTGQYDIILPLLLVCVLGNELSNRLLHGSTIYVEKLRERGITVQERRIGSLEDLCASDVMTTKVETLSEDLSIEEAIPTIRTSDHGGFPVTDENDHIVGIITLTDLEPFMTGRAEGETDRPEAERTVGDVCTTDVCTVHPDTNLLSVVDRMESLDIGRLPVVDDGTVVGIVTRSDVLDAYDRMPSFV
- a CDS encoding chloride channel protein, producing the protein MNLIAIVIGVIAGLGAVIFRLSIWAAQEVFFGQELNPGSVQFNLIDIPNVYAALSFLGPLELLLIPTIGGLLVGIVIKFTTTEVKGSGVPKVMESMLVRGGKIDPKISVYKTVASSIAIGSGGSLGREGPIIQIGSAAGSFFGRFMDQKYTRTLVAAGAAAGIAGTFNAPLAGVMFALEILLAEYYLQNVIVVVLASVMSTAVARTILQFTPSPGVQEFLVHGVNNGNGIHYHMLTPALEFPLYIVLGFVIGVIGAVIVKTLYGTEHVFDRLDVPEYVKPAVGGLLLGGTVLLSAVFLHETPITTADWLFGVGYTTIHTAIAGHLSLQVILALALLKLLAFSFSVGSGSSGGVFSPGLYIGAMVGGGFGILSGILFTDISHTFAFIPALAIAGAGAYALVGMGGVFAATARAPLTATLVIFELTGQYTIILPLLVVTVIGSIVTQRLLNRGTIFTEKLRELGITVQERRIGSLEDLCAKDVMTTKVDTLSVGASCEDALMMFQQTKHHGLPIVDEDGSLVGIITLTDLESELTNSIIHTIEGREEIDLPDEDRSPVEKIGSTDVLTVPPSANLLSVVDIMEKLDVGRIPIVDEANHPVGIVTRSDILDAYDNVPELSRNEVEIPVVTDPKLPNTSADK
- a CDS encoding HPP family protein, with protein sequence MRESLRTMYERVLSRLRRTRRRETEEFRRWLETSANLRHLTALFALPLLIAGITALSDRVSTLSFLLYPPLASGTYTLFSDPNGRYASPRNFVGSLGTGAVCGWFSVYFSETYLHIPDLQPLHAHPITAALAVFLTLVTTWSLSLELPAAFSTALLAVVVGVHQPTYVLSVIISSLIVISIFSVWHTEVYQKRSRYLYQSTSGDDHVLVPMRGEYAEGAAMFAAKLAAAHDAGKVVLMDIVDEDAIEEARGSGESSETETLVMEPDDEAETQAADEAATALERQAQRIRTRMGVACEVIVASDDQTRPRTILRTVREENCDLVVVPYEDEHGGLSSFVRTLFRGRTDAIVYRPSVAPEPTDSTRLDWKRVLVPVRRASDTSHVMLDFAQRLAGKTGTVSVCTCIDRESQRRSAESTLADLVEAFSGSFETRISRHEILQFLSANDSHYDLIIIGASTDRSAASRFISPPTFERLQEIECDVAVVHRG
- a CDS encoding NAD-binding protein, with protein sequence MAGGFRRRFTSARVVVWLVIGVALLSIATGLVTTATGSTGGRLFGGLIPEAVRQTTSYTGTIVGFLLLIAAMGLRRGFRAAWYSCALLVPITVLHGFLQSTPYSLPLVAFALVTVPVLFLVRGRFQRPIELSTAQIATAVAVVGAQLYGTIGAYALRGDFNNLRTWFDAFYFTLLTASTVGYGSIQPTTPATRAFAMTVVVFGTGSFAAALGVLFAPIVQNSFASALGKSPNSNIDLMEDHLLVLGYGHLLTESILDELGGTTEYVVVVEDSDLADELRERKKVVVHGDPSDEDVLRRVGIDRAKSVLVATEDDAADSLGVLTARQLNSDIRIVAAATERENVNKLRRAGADIVVSPTLIGRMLVQAALGGEHVEEMAEQLSGDASNRTLTDFER